ATATCTTATATCCTTATGCGTATAAATCTTCTGCCAGAAGAGGTAAAGAGCCACATAGCCTCTGGAGAGGTTATAGAAAGTCCAGCGGAATGCGTCAAAGAGCTTATGGAGAACTCCCTTGATGCAGGTGCTACCTTTGTAGATGTGGAAGTAATAAAGGGTGGCAAAAGATACATAAGCGTGCGAGATAACGGTATAGGAATACCTTCAGAAGACATACACAAGGCTATTATGAGCGGTGCAACCAGCAAAATAAGAAACCTTGAAGACCTCCAAAGCCTTTCCACTTATGGCTTTAGGGGTGAAGCCCTTCACTCCATTAGCCTTGTAAGTAAGATGGTTCTTAGGTCAAGGTTTTTCCAAGAGGAGGTAGGTAAAGAGCTAAAAGTTGAAGGTGGAAGGGTGGTAAGCGAAAAACCTGTTGGTATGCCTGTGGGCACTCATGTAGAAGTTTATGACCTTTTCTATAACCTACCAGTAAGAAGGGTCTTTCTTCAAAGGGAAGATACGGAAAGGAGAAAGATATATAAAGTTTTTAAGGCTCTTGCCTTGGCAAACCCAAAAACTGCCTTTCGCTTACGGGCAGAGGGGAAAGATATATACCATCTTAAGCCTGCTATGGATATAAAGGAACGAGCGGAAGAACTTTTTCAGATAAAGTTGGAGCACGTAGTAAGAGAGGATGGTCCTTTTCGGGTTGACCTTTTAGTCTCGGTAAACAGGGAGGGAAAAGAGCTTTTCCTTTTTGTAAATGGCAGACCTGTGCAGAACAAGAGCCTTTCTGAGTATGTTAGAAAAGTGTGGGGCAAGACTGGTTTGGTGCTTTGTTATGTGCGAGTGCCTCCATACCTTTTGGATGTAAACGTCCATCCTAAGAAAACAGAGGTGAAAATCCTCAAAGAAGGTAGTCTAAAAAACCTCATAAAGTCTTCTCTGGAGGCAAGGCACAGGCATATACCCGTTATGCTGTTTCAAAAAAAGGCGGAATACAAAACAGAGCCAGAGCTTATTGGTATAATAGATAACACGCTAATAGTGGCTAAGGTGGGGGATTATCTATATTTCTTTGACCAGCACTTGCTTTCAGAAAGGTATAATTACGAGGTTCTTAAGATGCAAGAGGACAAAGCTTGTAGGTCTTCCATAAGGGCAGGAGACAAGATTGACCAAAAGAAGGCAAGAGAGCTCCTAAGGTGGTGGCTTTCCTTTGAGAATAAGGAAGCATGTCCTCATGGCAGACCCATATACTACCGCATATATCTTGGTGATATCTACAAAAAACTCCAAAGAGGCTAACATGCTTGCAAAGAGGATAATACCCTGTCTTGATGTTGACAAGGGAAGGGTAGTAAAGGGGGTGAGGTTTTTAAACCTTGTGGATGCGGGAGACCCAGTGGAGGTGGCAAAGGTTTACGAAGAGCAGGGAGCGGATGAGCTGGTTTTTCTTGATATAACTGCCTCTGCGGAGGACAGAAAGATAACCCTTGAGGTGGTAAAGAGGGTAGCGGAAGAGGTTTTCATGCCTTTTACCGTAGGTGGTGGTATCTCAAGCCTTGAGGATATGAGAAGACTCTTAGAGGCTGGTGCGGACAAGGTTTCAATAAACACTTCTGCTGTGAAAAACCCTCAGCTCATCTATGAGGGTGCAAAGAAATTTGGCTCTCAGTGTATTGTGGTTGCCATAGATGCAAAGAGAAAGGGAAACGGCTGGGAAGTCTACATACACGGTGGTAGAACTCCCACAGGTCTTGACGCTATTGAATGGGCAAAGAAAGCAGAAAGTCTTGGAGCGGGTGAGATACTGTTAACTTCCATGGATAGGGATGGAACGAAGTCTGGTTATGATATAGAGCTAACTAAGGCTGTTTCTAAAGCGGTAAATATACCTGTTATAGCCTCGGGTGGGGCTGGCTCAATGGAGCATTTTTATGAAGCTTTTGTTCTTGGTGGTGCGGACGCATGCCTTGCAGCATCTCTCTTTCACTTTAAAGAGATAAGCATACCAGAGCTTAAAGGCTACTTAGCCTCAAAGGGAGTGCCTGTAAGAAGTTAAAGGGGGAAGACCCCCCAAGGCTTTACACCGCTACCTTTTTGGGAGGAGGAGGAAGGAAAGGCTCAAGACCTTGCTCCTGTGCCCATCTTTGGGCAAGTTCATATGCAGCCTTTGCGGTGTTGAGGTTTTTCTCTATTAGCTCCAACTTTTTCTTGAACTTCCTCTCAAGTGCGGAGTCCAAAGAGGCGGTTCCACCAGAGGCTACAAACTTCTTGAGGAACCTTGACTTTATACCTTCCTCAATGGCTTCGATGCTAACCCTACCTATAGCACCAAAGAGAGCACCTATCATAGCCATATTGGTGGAAAGTTCTGTGCCTGCTATATCTATGGCAAACTTGGTGGCTGGAAAGTTAAAGACTTTTACTTCAAGCTCTTCAAGTCTTTCCTTGTCTTCGTCGGTAAGCAGGTCTTCCTCCGTATTTATGATGATAAGACCTTTTCTCTTTATGCCTGAGTAGAAGGGCATGGTATAGGACTTACCCATGGTGATAACTTGAGGGTGAAAGACCATGATAACATCTGGGTATACCACTTCACCTCTGTCGTATATGGGTTCTATTCCTATGCGTGCATAACTTTCTGCGGGTGCCATTCTCTTCTCTGCACCAAAGAAGGGGTTAGAGACTGCATAATAGCCTTCATAGTCCGCTGCTGTGGCTATTATGTGTGCAGCGGTAACTGCACCTTGACCTCCAAGGGCGGGCATACGAATGTTTACCCTTCTCCTTGTCATAACAAGCCCTCCTCTTTTTTGCGTTCAATTACTTCCTTTGCAGGCTCAGAAACATACTCAAAGAAGGCAAACCTTTCCTTGTCTCTTTGCCTCATCTCGTCAAGACCATCGTCGGAGTTGAGACCTATTTCAAGAATACAAGGAGTATAAAGATGCACATATGTGGGTCCTACTTCTCTTGCCACGTATATGGCTTTCTTTATGACCGTTTCTACCCTTTTGGGAGAGGACACGGTAAGCCTTGCCACATAGTGGCATCCAGAGTCTATGGCAAGTTGCCACATAGGAACCTTTTCCCATTGCTTACCCTTTGGTGCCATCTTAAAGACATGTCCCTTTACTGTTGTGCCACTTTCTTGCCCACCGGTATTGGCGTAGACTTCGTTGTCAAAGCATATAGTGGTTATCTTTTCCTGTCTGAAGAAGGACTGAAGGGTGCAATCAAGACCTATATCCACCGTTGCACCATCTCCTGCTATCACCACTACATCTTTGACCTTGTCGGGAAACCTCCACTCAAGCACCCGCTTTATGCCAGAAGCTACTGCGTTCTGGTTTCCAAAGAGAGAGTGGACAGTATGAAGGGCTATATGAGGAAAGACCAAAGAGGTGCATCCCGTAGAGTTAACTATTATGGTATCCTCTGGGTTTGGCAAGGAGGCAAGGATGTATCTTAGAGCCATGGACTCGGGACATCCCGCACACAGGGAGTGCTCCTCTATTAGCTCCTTTGAATAGGGAAGGTCCATAACACCCCTTTTGGGGTTGCCCCAGGTAGCCTTAAACTGAAGGTCTTTTATCTCCTGAGGCATCACATCCAAAAACTCTTCGTTTATTTCGTAGATCTTATATGACATGCTTTACCTCCTTTCCTGTAAGTTTAAGAACTTCTTTGACTATGACCTCCGCAGGCATGGTCATTCCACCTGCTACCCTTGGTGCGCCTATGATTTCCGCATCTGAATGACCGTATAGATATCTTCTTACCTCTCTTTCAAGCCATCCTACCACATTAAACTCGGGCACAAAGATGTATTTAGCACCCTTTACCGCCTGCCTTAGCTCCTCTATGGGGAAGGGTCTTATGGTTTTTAGCTTTACCACTCTTGCCTTTATGCCTTCTTCTTCCTCCAAGAGCCTGACCGCCTCCTTTGACTGAGCAGCCGCAGTGCCACAAGCCACAAAGACAAGCTCCGCAGAGGGGTCTCCAAACTCCTCTATAAGACCTCTAAGGTAGTGCTTAGCGAAGGGTCTTGACCTTTCAATGGCAGCTCTCACTTCCCACTGCCAGCTGGCATGGGTTGCATAGGAGATGTAGTTGGACTTCATCACAAATGGGTCTCTTAGAAACCTTCCTGGTGGCACTTCCGCGTCTATAACAGGCATTGGTGCTCTGTAAGGATTATAGGGTGGAAGGGCTATATCGTCTGGTGGGAGCATAACCGCTTCACGGGTGTGAGAAACGAAAAAGCCATCTACGACCGTTATGAGAGGAACATGCACAGAAGGCTGTTCCGCCACCACAAAACCAGCCAATATCATATCAAAAAGGTCCTGCGCATTCTCCGCATACCATATCATACAACCCGTATCAAGCAAAAAGCTCACTTCAAGGTTATCAGGCTGTATGGAAAGTGGTGCGTTTACACCCCTTGCCATCAAGACAAGTTGCACTGGTATCCTTGTCCCCGCCCACATGGGAAAGTTTTCAAAAGCCCTAAGAGTTCCAGGTCCAGAAGTGGTAGTTATACATCTTGCCCCAGCCAAAGCACAACCCGCTATTTCAGACATAACACCAAACTCGGACTCTCCTCTAAAGTATACGCCCACGTAGCCTTCAACCCAAAGTTCACCTATAAGATGTGCCGCCTCAGACTGAGGAGTTATAGGGTAAGAAACAGAGGCATCTACAGAAGCCCTTTTTACCGCCTCCTTTACCGCCTCTGAGCCTGTCATAAAGTGCTTTGTCCTTGGTGCTTCAAAAAGAAGGTAGTCGGGTGAGACTACCCTCTGTCCTGCCCTGTTGTATATAACTGTCTCGGTAGATGTTTGCATGACCTTACCTCCTGTAGAAGTTTGTTTTAAATTTATAAAAGGCTATAATAAGCAAGCTGATTTTTATCACCTAAAGACCTCCTCAAGGTCAACACACAAACCCTCAACCACCTTTGAACACACCTTGCCCCTTTCACAGGCAAAGGAGAAAGCCCTGTATTCGCCTTCTTGAAGGGTAAGCACTTCAATGAGCCTTAGCTCTGGAAGCACAAGCCAGTATTCCTTTACACCATAGCTTGCGTATAGTTTCTTTTTGTCCTCTGTGTCCCTTTTGTAAGAGCTGGCAGATACAATTTCCACCACAAGGTCTGGAGCACCAAAGATGCCTCTTTCTTGAACTATAGACAAGTTCTCCTTAAGCACCACCACAAGGTCTGGCTGGAGAAGGTCCTTCTCCGAAAGCACCACGTCTATAGGAGCGTAAAGGACTTTCCCGAGAGAGCTCTCCACTATATGGTTGAAAAGTTTCACATACAACCTACCAGATATCTCTTGATGTCTAACGCTGGGTGCTGGCATTTCAAATAGCTCCCCGTCAATTATCTCATACCTTTTCTCTTCCTCAAGGCTTAAATAATCTTCATAAGTCCAGACCTTCTCCACTATCATGGTAGCACTCCTTCCAACTCCACACACAAACCCTCAACCACCTTTGAACACACCTTGCCCCTTTCACAGGCAAAGGAGAAAGCCCTGTATTCGCCTTCTTGAAGGGTAAGCACTTCAATGAGCCTTAGCTCTGGAAGCACAAGCCAGTATTCCTTTACACCATAGCTTGCGTATAGTTTCTTTTTGTCCTCTGTGTCCCTTTTGTAAGAGCTGGCAGATACAATTTCCACCACAAGGTCTGGAGCACCAAAGATGCCTCTTTCTTGAACTATAGACAAGTTCTCCTTAAGCACCACCACAAGGTCTGGCTGGAGAAGGTCCTTCTCCGAAAGCACCACGTCTATAGGAGCGTAAAGGACTTTCCCGAGAGAGCTCTCCACTATATGGTTGAAAAGTTTCACATACAACCTACCAGATATCTCTTGATGTCTAACGCTGGGTGCTGGCATTTCAAATAGCTCCCCGTCAATTATCTCATACCTTTTCTCTTCCTCAAGGCTAAGGTAGTCTTCGTAGGTCCAGACCTTGTCTTGAGTTTTCATTTTCCAAGCTCCCTTTTTACCTCCTCTGCTATCCTTATGAACTTTTCCACCTCTTCCAAGTGTTGGTCTCTGAGGGTTATCATGGCATCTTCGTGTCCATCCATGCTACACATGGCTATGGTAAAGCAGTCTGTCTCCGCCCTTATTATCTTCAAGGCAACATTTGCATAGTGGCAATGCACGCCTATGAATATGCATGCCTTTATCTTGTTGTGCCATATGGTAAGGTTTGGATGGTTAGGGTTTATTTCCACCGCTGGGTTTATCTTAGGATATTTGGGTCTGTAGTCATACATGGGGATTATTTTTGCACCAAGAACCTGTGCCATCTTCTTCACTAACTTTGCCTTTTCCTTAGCCTCTTCGTTCCAAGCGTAAAGGACCTGAGGACCTGGGAATATGGTGGGGTTTGGTCTTGTAAGCATTGCCTTTGCAGCTTCTCTCATGGCAAGCTCTTCGTCCACTATCTCATTAAACATAAGAGCCTTGCCCGGTGGAGGATTTAAAACACCTTCATAAACCGCTACTGGATAAGGTGAAAAACCTGCTGGTCCAAGTGTTGCCATAGTTTACCTCCTTAAAAAATCTCTTCTAAATTTAGGCAAAAATCTTCAAGAAGCTTTGAACAAACCTTTCCGCTTTCAAAGGCGTGGGAGAAAACCTCATACTCATTTCCCTCCAAGGTGAGCACCTCCACCACCCTTTCCTCTGGAAACACAAGCCAATACTCCTTTACACCATACTTGGCATACAGCTTTCTCTTGTCCTCTGTGTCTCTTTTGAAGGTAGAAGGAGAGACCACTTCCACCACAAGGTCTGGAGAGCCATGTATAGAGTTCTCTTTAAGGGTGTGATAGTTTTCCTTTAAGACCAGCACTATATCTGGCTGGACCACATGGTAAGGAGACAAAACCACATCCACTGGAGAAATATAGACTTCTCCCAAGGCTTTTTCTTCTACATGCTGGGAAAGAAGTCTATAGAGCGTCCCTACTATTTTTTGATGCTTTAGACTTGGTGCTGGCATTTCAAGTAGCTCTCCGTCAATTATCTCATACCTTTTTTCTTCCTCAAGGCTGAGATAGTCCTCGTAAGTCCAAACTTTTTCCTTTACCGCCATAACTTACCTCTCTACAACTGCACCAAAGACACCTTCTAAATTTAGGCAAAAATCTTCAAGAAGCTTTGAACAAACCTTTCCGCTTTCAAAGGCGTGGGAGAAAACCTCATACTCATTTCCCTCCAAGGTGAGCACCTCCACCACCCTTTCCTCTGGAAACACAAGCCAATACTCCTTTACACCATACTTGGCATACAGCTTTCTCTTGTCCTCTGTGTCTCTTTTGAAGGTAGAAGGAGAGACCACTTCCACCACAAGGTCTGGAGAGCCATGTATAGAGTTCTCTTTAAGGGTGTGATAGTTTTCCTTTAAGACCAGCACTATATCTGGCTGGACCACATGGTAAGGAGACAAAACCACATCCACTGGAGAAATATAGACTTCTCCCAAGGCTTTTTCTTCTACATGCTGGGAAAGAAGTCTATAGAGCGTCCCTACTATTTTTTGATGCTTTAGACTTGGTGCTGGCATTTCAAGTAGCTCTCCGTCAATTATCTCATACCTTTTTTCTCCCTCAAGGCTGAGATAGTCCTCATATGTCCAAGCCTTTTCTCTTATAGTCATCTCTTACTTCTCCGCATGCACTGTAGGCATTACCATGTGTATGGCGTTTCTTTTTAGAAGGTTTGAACAAACATATACACATAAAGCACAGCCTTTACATCGTTCCTGCACTACAAAGGCATGATGCTCCTCATCACTGTACATAAGGGTATTTGGCTCAGGGCAGAAAAGGGTGCACTGCTTACAGTTATACTTACTGCACTCCTCGTTTATAACCTCTGCCACATAGTACATACCTTGCCTCCTTGGAAGTTAATGGTAGGTGTTTATAAGTTATAACCCTTGAAGTTTTTGTCAACAGAATTATATTTCTTTAACTAAACTTCCATGGGTGTGTCTTTCCTACTTGTGCTTTTGCTTCTACATTTATCCTTTGCAGGGGAAGACTGTCCGAGGGAGGAGCTATTAAAGAAGATTATCCCTCTTATGGAAAGACATTACCTTTGGTGGGATAAGATAAAGGATAGTCAGTGGAAAAGTGAGCAGGAGCTAATGGAACATCTAAGAAAGATAGGTGACCGTTGGACTTCTATAACAAGGCAGGAAGAAGACAGGCTTTGGTATTCAAGTTCAAAGATGGTGGGTCTTGGTGTGCGGTGGGACGACAGGGGGTATGTGATTAAGGTTTTTCCAAACTCTCCTGCACAGCGGTATGGTGTAAGGGAAGGCGATTTAATAGTATCCATAAATGGTATAAGCGATAAAAGCCAATGGAGAAGAGCTATAAGGGAGGTAAGAAAGGGAGAAGTTATAAACCTTGAGATAATAAGGGATGGATTGTTTATGGAGATAGGTGTGGTGAAGGGAGAGTTCCTTGTGCCTGTAATAGAAGAAGTGAGGCTAATAGAGTATGGTGATAAAAAGGTGGGATATATAAAGCTCGTAAACTTCACACAGCCTGCGGTAGAGCAGTTTAGGGAGGCTATGGAAAAATTCAACGCCAACAACATAGACGTCCTTATACTTGACCTAAGGGATAACGGTGGTGGGCTTATCTCTGTAGCCAAAAGTATTGTGGATATGCTAATAGGTGGTGAAGGTGTTATGTTTTACCTTGAGGGGCGAGGGAGAAACTTAGGAGTATATCAGTTTACAAACAGACAGGGCTTTAATAAACCAATTATTGTGCTTGTTAATAAACACACTGCCTCTGCATCGGAGCTGGTAGCCACTTTGCTTAGAAGGTATGCGGGTGCGGTTATAGTGGGGGAAAACACGGTAGGCAAGTATGTAGGGAGCAATATGTATGTGCTTGACGCTTGCGGTAATGTGTTAAGGCTTATAACCTTTGAGATGAAACTTCCAAGTGGTGAGCCTGTGGCTACAGATAAAGGCATAAACCCTGACTGTAGATTAGAAAATGGAGATCCTATAGAGCGTTCTCTTGAATGTCTTTCTTCTCATACCCTTGGAGTATCTCCTGCAGGACAGCCTTGAGCTCATTTCTGGTTTTGTTTGTATCTACGCGTATAGCATAAGGAGGAGGAACAAAGTTTTCTTTTTGCCTTAGATACACCTCAAGGTCCGCATCGGATATATCCCGCCTTTCCTTAAGCCTTTTTATTACTATTTGGTCTTCTGCGTAGGCAAGCAGAAATATAGCATTTGGAAAGTTTTTCCTTACCAGTTCTCTTTGCCAATCCTGAAGGAAAGTTGCATCAAGCACTACATTTTTACCACTACAGACCAATTCTTTAGCCCTTCTTATCATTTCCTCATAAACTCTTTTTGTCCATTCTTGTGAATATATACCTTCACCGTAGCCAGATTTAGCACTTTCATAGGGCTTTATACCAGCAAGCTCCTTTCTTATTAGGTCGCTCCTTAGCCATTCAAAGCCAAAGTCCTGATGGAGTATGCTTGCAAGGAAGGATTTGCCAGAGCCAGAAAGACCCATAACCACTACTATCATCTAATACCAAGATGTTCCAAGAGAGCTGGGCTATAGCCTTCTATAACCTTGTAGCTCCCAAGTATTATGTTGTATGGAGTTCCCCGCACATTTAACTTTTCCGCTATCTTTATGTGCTCATAAACAAGAGGACACTCCTTTACCTGTGGAGGTCTTCCGTCAAACTTTCCAGATAGGACTTCATCAAGTGCTTTTAGTTTATCCTTTGAGCAGGCTATGTAATAAGACTTGGCGTAGCTTTCTGGAAAGCTCCTAAAAGGTAAAAGAAAAACATAGACCTTTACCTTGTCTAAGTGAGGTCTTAGGGCTTGCCACTCTTTCCTGCAGTGTCCACAGTCAGGGTTTATAAAGGTTATAAGCTCCCTTTTTCCTTTACCTACCACGATAGCCTTGTTGAGGGGTATTTCTCTAACTTGAGACCTTATAAACTCTGTGTATAGGTCTTGGGCAAGGCTTAGCTTCAAAAGTAGCAAGAGAGTTAATAGAAGTCTCATGGTTTAAATTATAAGCTCTTTTATCCTGTCTACCACCGCTTGTATTATCCAGTCAGGGGTTGACGCACCTGCGGTAAGACCTATTTTTTGAGCTCCTTCAAACCATTCCCTTCTTAGCTCATCTGGTGTTTCTATGTGATAGCTGTTAGGGTTGAGAGATTTGGATATCTCATAAAGCCTTCTTGTGTTTCCACTGTTTTTCCCACCTACTATAACCATCACATCCACTTGTGGGGCAAGCTTGTATACATCCTCTTGACGCTCAGAGGTGGCGTTGCATATGGTGTTTATCACTTTTACTTCCCTTGCCCACAAGGCTATTTCACCTACCACCTCTTTGAAAAACTGTTCGTTTTGAGTAGTTTGTGCCACTATGCCAACCTTTTCCTTTCCAAGAACCGCCTTTAGGTCTTCTTTGCTTTCCACCACCACGCCTTTGCCACCACACTCTTGTAGGTATCCCAGAGTGCCTATCACTTCTGGATGGTTTTTCTCTCCCACAAGCACCACAAAGTATCCCTCTTTGCAGAGCTTTACTACCGCCTCATGAACCGCCTTTACAAAGGGGCATGTAGCGTCCACAAGCCTTACACCCTTTGAAAGGAGCTCCCTTTCCTTCTGTGGTGGTATGCCATGAGAACGCACTATCACTGTGCTGTTTTCATCCAGCATGCTTTCATCTTCTAAAAGCATAAGACCCTTGCCTTCAAGTCTTTTAACTTCCTGAGGGTTGTGTATGAGGGGACCCATGCTGAAGACTTTTCCGCCTAAATGTGTATCCTTTACCGCCTCTTCCGCAAGGTTTATAGCCCTTCTCACTCCAAAACAAAAACCCGCATGCTCCGCCACTATTATCTGTGCCATAGGTAGAATTATAAGCTCCTATGTTGTGCCTATCTGTGAGCTATCTCATGCAAAGCAGGTCTTCTTCTGAGAAAAAGCCTTCAAAAACCTTGCAGACCGCACCCTCAAGGAATACTTCCCTTAAGTCCTCGCTAAAGTCAATTCGGAGAATTTCACCACCCTTTGTATGCACTTCTACAGGCTTTTCCTTTACCAAACCCTTCATATAAGCCACTATGGCTGATGCGGTTGCTCCAGTTCCACAGGCAA
The Aquificaceae bacterium DNA segment above includes these coding regions:
- a CDS encoding AAA family ATPase, with the translated sequence MIVVVMGLSGSGKSFLASILHQDFGFEWLRSDLIRKELAGIKPYESAKSGYGEGIYSQEWTKRVYEEMIRRAKELVCSGKNVVLDATFLQDWQRELVRKNFPNAIFLLAYAEDQIVIKRLKERRDISDADLEVYLRQKENFVPPPYAIRVDTNKTRNELKAVLQEILQGYEKKDIQENAL
- the ispH gene encoding 4-hydroxy-3-methylbut-2-enyl diphosphate reductase: MAQIIVAEHAGFCFGVRRAINLAEEAVKDTHLGGKVFSMGPLIHNPQEVKRLEGKGLMLLEDESMLDENSTVIVRSHGIPPQKERELLSKGVRLVDATCPFVKAVHEAVVKLCKEGYFVVLVGEKNHPEVIGTLGYLQECGGKGVVVESKEDLKAVLGKEKVGIVAQTTQNEQFFKEVVGEIALWAREVKVINTICNATSERQEDVYKLAPQVDVMVIVGGKNSGNTRRLYEISKSLNPNSYHIETPDELRREWFEGAQKIGLTAGASTPDWIIQAVVDRIKELII
- a CDS encoding 2-oxoacid:acceptor oxidoreductase family protein; translation: MTRRRVNIRMPALGGQGAVTAAHIIATAADYEGYYAVSNPFFGAEKRMAPAESYARIGIEPIYDRGEVVYPDVIMVFHPQVITMGKSYTMPFYSGIKRKGLIIINTEEDLLTDEDKERLEELEVKVFNFPATKFAIDIAGTELSTNMAMIGALFGAIGRVSIEAIEEGIKSRFLKKFVASGGTASLDSALERKFKKKLELIEKNLNTAKAAYELAQRWAQEQGLEPFLPPPPKKVAV
- a CDS encoding Uma2 family endonuclease, with the protein product MAVKEKVWTYEDYLSLEEEKRYEIIDGELLEMPAPSLKHQKIVGTLYRLLSQHVEEKALGEVYISPVDVVLSPYHVVQPDIVLVLKENYHTLKENSIHGSPDLVVEVVSPSTFKRDTEDKRKLYAKYGVKEYWLVFPEERVVEVLTLEGNEYEVFSHAFESGKVCSKLLEDFCLNLEEIF
- a CDS encoding DsbC family protein, coding for MRLLLTLLLLLKLSLAQDLYTEFIRSQVREIPLNKAIVVGKGKRELITFINPDCGHCRKEWQALRPHLDKVKVYVFLLPFRSFPESYAKSYYIACSKDKLKALDEVLSGKFDGRPPQVKECPLVYEHIKIAEKLNVRGTPYNIILGSYKVIEGYSPALLEHLGIR
- the mutL gene encoding DNA mismatch repair endonuclease MutL, translated to ISYILMRINLLPEEVKSHIASGEVIESPAECVKELMENSLDAGATFVDVEVIKGGKRYISVRDNGIGIPSEDIHKAIMSGATSKIRNLEDLQSLSTYGFRGEALHSISLVSKMVLRSRFFQEEVGKELKVEGGRVVSEKPVGMPVGTHVEVYDLFYNLPVRRVFLQREDTERRKIYKVFKALALANPKTAFRLRAEGKDIYHLKPAMDIKERAEELFQIKLEHVVREDGPFRVDLLVSVNREGKELFLFVNGRPVQNKSLSEYVRKVWGKTGLVLCYVRVPPYLLDVNVHPKKTEVKILKEGSLKNLIKSSLEARHRHIPVMLFQKKAEYKTEPELIGIIDNTLIVAKVGDYLYFFDQHLLSERYNYEVLKMQEDKACRSSIRAGDKIDQKKARELLRWWLSFENKEACPHGRPIYYRIYLGDIYKKLQRG
- a CDS encoding Uma2 family endonuclease; the protein is MTIREKAWTYEDYLSLEGEKRYEIIDGELLEMPAPSLKHQKIVGTLYRLLSQHVEEKALGEVYISPVDVVLSPYHVVQPDIVLVLKENYHTLKENSIHGSPDLVVEVVSPSTFKRDTEDKRKLYAKYGVKEYWLVFPEERVVEVLTLEGNEYEVFSHAFESGKVCSKLLEDFCLNLEGVFGAVVER
- a CDS encoding Uma2 family endonuclease; this translates as MIVEKVWTYEDYLSLEEEKRYEIIDGELFEMPAPSVRHQEISGRLYVKLFNHIVESSLGKVLYAPIDVVLSEKDLLQPDLVVVLKENLSIVQERGIFGAPDLVVEIVSASSYKRDTEDKKKLYASYGVKEYWLVLPELRLIEVLTLQEGEYRAFSFACERGKVCSKVVEGLCVDLEEVFR
- the hisF gene encoding imidazole glycerol phosphate synthase subunit HisF, yielding MLAKRIIPCLDVDKGRVVKGVRFLNLVDAGDPVEVAKVYEEQGADELVFLDITASAEDRKITLEVVKRVAEEVFMPFTVGGGISSLEDMRRLLEAGADKVSINTSAVKNPQLIYEGAKKFGSQCIVVAIDAKRKGNGWEVYIHGGRTPTGLDAIEWAKKAESLGAGEILLTSMDRDGTKSGYDIELTKAVSKAVNIPVIASGGAGSMEHFYEAFVLGGADACLAASLFHFKEISIPELKGYLASKGVPVRS
- a CDS encoding Uma2 family endonuclease; this encodes MKTQDKVWTYEDYLSLEEEKRYEIIDGELFEMPAPSVRHQEISGRLYVKLFNHIVESSLGKVLYAPIDVVLSEKDLLQPDLVVVLKENLSIVQERGIFGAPDLVVEIVSASSYKRDTEDKKKLYASYGVKEYWLVLPELRLIEVLTLQEGEYRAFSFACERGKVCSKVVEGLCVELEGVLP
- a CDS encoding carbon monoxide dehydrogenase beta subunit family protein — encoded protein: MATLGPAGFSPYPVAVYEGVLNPPPGKALMFNEIVDEELAMREAAKAMLTRPNPTIFPGPQVLYAWNEEAKEKAKLVKKMAQVLGAKIIPMYDYRPKYPKINPAVEINPNHPNLTIWHNKIKACIFIGVHCHYANVALKIIRAETDCFTIAMCSMDGHEDAMITLRDQHLEEVEKFIRIAEEVKRELGK
- a CDS encoding transketolase C-terminal domain-containing protein; amino-acid sequence: MQTSTETVIYNRAGQRVVSPDYLLFEAPRTKHFMTGSEAVKEAVKRASVDASVSYPITPQSEAAHLIGELWVEGYVGVYFRGESEFGVMSEIAGCALAGARCITTTSGPGTLRAFENFPMWAGTRIPVQLVLMARGVNAPLSIQPDNLEVSFLLDTGCMIWYAENAQDLFDMILAGFVVAEQPSVHVPLITVVDGFFVSHTREAVMLPPDDIALPPYNPYRAPMPVIDAEVPPGRFLRDPFVMKSNYISYATHASWQWEVRAAIERSRPFAKHYLRGLIEEFGDPSAELVFVACGTAAAQSKEAVRLLEEEEGIKARVVKLKTIRPFPIEELRQAVKGAKYIFVPEFNVVGWLEREVRRYLYGHSDAEIIGAPRVAGGMTMPAEVIVKEVLKLTGKEVKHVI
- a CDS encoding S41 family peptidase, with the translated sequence MGVSFLLVLLLLHLSFAGEDCPREELLKKIIPLMERHYLWWDKIKDSQWKSEQELMEHLRKIGDRWTSITRQEEDRLWYSSSKMVGLGVRWDDRGYVIKVFPNSPAQRYGVREGDLIVSINGISDKSQWRRAIREVRKGEVINLEIIRDGLFMEIGVVKGEFLVPVIEEVRLIEYGDKKVGYIKLVNFTQPAVEQFREAMEKFNANNIDVLILDLRDNGGGLISVAKSIVDMLIGGEGVMFYLEGRGRNLGVYQFTNRQGFNKPIIVLVNKHTASASELVATLLRRYAGAVIVGENTVGKYVGSNMYVLDACGNVLRLITFEMKLPSGEPVATDKGINPDCRLENGDPIERSLECLSSHTLGVSPAGQP
- a CDS encoding thiamine pyrophosphate-dependent enzyme — translated: MSYKIYEINEEFLDVMPQEIKDLQFKATWGNPKRGVMDLPYSKELIEEHSLCAGCPESMALRYILASLPNPEDTIIVNSTGCTSLVFPHIALHTVHSLFGNQNAVASGIKRVLEWRFPDKVKDVVVIAGDGATVDIGLDCTLQSFFRQEKITTICFDNEVYANTGGQESGTTVKGHVFKMAPKGKQWEKVPMWQLAIDSGCHYVARLTVSSPKRVETVIKKAIYVAREVGPTYVHLYTPCILEIGLNSDDGLDEMRQRDKERFAFFEYVSEPAKEVIERKKEEGLL
- a CDS encoding ferredoxin oxidoreductase encodes the protein MYYVAEVINEECSKYNCKQCTLFCPEPNTLMYSDEEHHAFVVQERCKGCALCVYVCSNLLKRNAIHMVMPTVHAEK